From the Limibacillus sp. genome, the window CCCTGAATCCGTGCGCGCCGCCATTGCGGTGCTCGCTGCCTCCAAGCCCCGCGAGCCGGGCCGCCGCATCGCGGTTCTGGGCGACATGCTGGAGCTGGGCCCGGAGAGCCGCGCGTTCCATGCGGGTCTCGCCGGGCCGCTGCGCGACGCGGGCATTGATCTCGTCTTCACCTGCGGCCCGGAGATGGCGGCGCTGCACAAGGCGCTGCCCGAGGCGCAGCGCGGCGAGCACGCCGCCGACTCCCTCGACCTCTCGGAAATCCTTCATGACCGGGTCCGCCCGGGCGACGTGGTGATGGTCAAGGGGTCTCTGGGCAGCCGCATGGCCCATGTCGTCGAGACGCTGAGAGCGCTCGGCCAATCGTCGCTCAAAGCGGCCAACGGAAGCTAGAGGGGGGCGAAAAGGCATGCTTTATCTCCTGCTCACGCCCCTGGCCGAAGAGGTGATCTTCTTCAACCTGTTCCGCTATCTGACCTTTCGCAGCGGCGGGGCGGTGCTGACGGCGCTCCTCATCGCCTTCGTGCTCGGCCCCAGCGTGATCAACTGGTTGAAGAAAAAGCAGAAAGAGGGCCAGCCGATCCGTGAGGACGGACCCGAAGGCCACCTGCTGACCAAGAAGGGCACGCCCACCATGGGCGGCGTTCTGATTCTGCTCGCGGTCGCCATTTCGACCCTGCTCTGGGCCGATCTTTCGAACCACTACGTCTGGATCGTGCTGATGGTGACCGGCGGCTTCGGCATGATCGGATTCGTCGACGACTACAAGAAGCTGACCTCCCGTTCACACCACGGCTTGCCGGGACGCCTGCGTCTCGCGCTGGAGATCACGATTTCCCTCGTGGCCGCGGTCTGGCTGACGGCGGTCAGCCCGGAATCGCTTCAGTACCAGATGGCCCTGCCGGTCCTGAAGGACGTGCTGATCTATCTCTCCTGGGGCTTCCTGGGCCTGGCCGTCTTCGTGATCGTGGGTTCGGCCAACTCGGTCAACCTGACGGACGGCTTGGACGGCCTCGCCATCGTTCCGGTGATGATCGCCGCGGGCTGTTTTGGCTTCATCTCCTATCTGGTCGGCAACGCCGTCTTCGCCGATTACCTCGGCCTTCACGGTGTGCCCGGCGCCGGCGAGCTCGCCGTCTTCTGCGCAGCACTGGTCGGGGCCAGCCTCGGCTTTCTCTGGTTCAACGCGCCGCCGGCCATGGTCTTCATGGGCGACACAGGCTCGCTTTCCTGTGGCGGCGCGCTCGGCTCCATAGCGGTGATCACGCGCCATGAACTGGTGCTCGCCATCATCGGCGGCCTCTTCGTGCTGGAGACGGTCTCGGTGATCGTGCAGGTCGCTTCCTTCAAGCTGACCGGCAAGCGGGTCTTCCGCATGGCCCCGCTGCACCACCACTTCGAAAAGAAGGGCTGGGCCGAGCCCACCATCGTGA encodes:
- the mraY gene encoding phospho-N-acetylmuramoyl-pentapeptide-transferase, with translation MLYLLLTPLAEEVIFFNLFRYLTFRSGGAVLTALLIAFVLGPSVINWLKKKQKEGQPIREDGPEGHLLTKKGTPTMGGVLILLAVAISTLLWADLSNHYVWIVLMVTGGFGMIGFVDDYKKLTSRSHHGLPGRLRLALEITISLVAAVWLTAVSPESLQYQMALPVLKDVLIYLSWGFLGLAVFVIVGSANSVNLTDGLDGLAIVPVMIAAGCFGFISYLVGNAVFADYLGLHGVPGAGELAVFCAALVGASLGFLWFNAPPAMVFMGDTGSLSCGGALGSIAVITRHELVLAIIGGLFVLETVSVIVQVASFKLTGKRVFRMAPLHHHFEKKGWAEPTIV